The following proteins are encoded in a genomic region of Sulfurovum indicum:
- a CDS encoding DUF2868 domain-containing protein has protein sequence MKLQSYIDLQALLKDDISTQAERRTFGLTHVTIKNDPVAQLLAWTAEYRNKLSKPFYGDRFESILYHITLILVMIAFVLGLFSGIGLLSYSGKEPVNLVYFLAMVVFLPLLTMTLTLVSMLWIRRAKNILVHISPAFWMEKLLLFFSKKADIDLTRFKINPLLANWIVIKRSQMLALSFSLGLFVALLGIVATKDIAFAWSTTLNISSEHFHQFLNILAFPWRNWLPSAVPSLDLIEQSHYFRLGGELNERMVAQAVLLGTWWKFLAMATLFYAIILRFFLYLLSTWGLKKAFKRALLTLEGARELLKDMNEPLITTYANKEEMRKRGRHGKYDRKVEQLDASYDVVQGWAISQKALVTICDTLSLISPDCYETGGNNTLDEDREIIHRSHGEVVLFVKAWEPPTMDFIDYLELLADRVEKVVVVPIGTAKDVYAVSDKQIDIWVRKLAELDHERVWIKV, from the coding sequence ATGAAACTTCAATCCTATATCGATCTTCAGGCACTGCTCAAAGATGACATTTCTACACAGGCGGAACGGCGTACTTTCGGTTTGACACACGTCACGATCAAGAATGATCCTGTTGCCCAGTTGCTCGCCTGGACAGCAGAGTATCGCAATAAATTAAGTAAACCGTTTTACGGCGACCGATTTGAAAGTATTCTTTACCATATCACATTGATACTTGTTATGATCGCCTTTGTTCTGGGGCTGTTTTCGGGGATCGGACTGCTCAGTTACAGTGGAAAAGAGCCTGTAAATCTTGTCTATTTTTTGGCGATGGTTGTTTTTCTACCGCTTTTAACTATGACACTAACACTGGTTTCTATGCTTTGGATAAGGCGTGCCAAAAATATTCTGGTGCATATTTCACCGGCATTTTGGATGGAAAAGTTATTGCTGTTCTTTTCTAAAAAAGCAGATATTGATCTGACCCGGTTTAAGATCAATCCTCTGCTTGCCAACTGGATTGTTATCAAACGTTCTCAGATGCTGGCACTTTCATTCTCCCTGGGACTGTTTGTGGCACTTCTGGGTATTGTTGCAACCAAAGATATTGCTTTTGCCTGGAGTACAACACTGAATATCTCTTCAGAACATTTCCATCAGTTTCTGAATATTTTGGCTTTCCCTTGGAGAAACTGGCTTCCTTCGGCAGTACCTTCTCTGGATCTGATAGAGCAGAGCCATTATTTCAGACTCGGTGGAGAGCTGAATGAAAGGATGGTTGCGCAGGCCGTGCTGCTTGGCACCTGGTGGAAGTTTTTGGCAATGGCAACACTTTTTTATGCGATTATTTTAAGATTTTTTCTCTACCTGCTTTCAACATGGGGGCTGAAAAAAGCATTTAAACGTGCATTGCTTACTCTGGAAGGAGCGAGAGAGCTTTTGAAGGATATGAATGAACCGCTTATCACCACTTATGCAAATAAAGAGGAAATGCGTAAGAGAGGACGACATGGAAAGTATGATAGAAAGGTAGAGCAACTTGATGCCTCTTATGATGTAGTACAGGGGTGGGCAATTTCTCAAAAAGCATTGGTGACTATCTGTGATACACTCTCTTTGATATCTCCTGACTGTTATGAAACAGGTGGGAACAATACACTTGATGAGGACAGGGAGATTATTCATCGAAGTCATGGGGAGGTCGTATTGTTTGTCAAAGCCTGGGAACCTCCGACAATGGATTTCATAGATTATCTGGAGCTACTGGCCGATCGGGTTGAGAAGGTGGTAGTTGTACCGATCGGTACGGCAAAAGATGTGTATGCTGTATCAGATAAACAGATTGATATTTGGGTGCGCAAGTTGGCAGAACTTGATCATGAAAGAGTGTGGATAAAGGTGTGA
- a CDS encoding malic enzyme-like NAD(P)-binding protein gives MSEITKEKALAYHIGGKTGIDVTKPCNTQYELSLAYTPGVAFPCQEIAKNGDLSFEYTNRANLVAVISDGTAVLGLGDIGPLASKPVMEGKSILFKKFANVDAFDIELDVHTVEEIVAVCKAVAPTFGGINLEDIQAPKCFEIERILKEELDIPVFHDDQHGTAIITTAGLMNVLELTGKKAGEIKIVINGAGAAGIACAKMYQALGVKNIIMCDSKGVISTSRDDLNPYKEEFAIDTECKTLDDAIEGADMFLGLSVAGALKREMVAKMAPEPVIFALANPVPEILPEEVMRVRSDAIIATGRSDYPNQTNNVLGFPFIFRGALDVRARKITEGMKMAAAVALATLAKEPVPYYVKAAYHNENISYGKEHIIPLPFNKEALIWVASAVARTAVEEGVARVERFDYDAYREHLRCLIYGSPDETK, from the coding sequence ATGTCAGAAATTACAAAAGAAAAAGCGTTAGCGTATCATATTGGCGGAAAGACCGGTATCGATGTTACCAAGCCCTGCAACACACAGTATGAGCTTTCTCTTGCCTATACACCCGGTGTAGCTTTTCCCTGTCAGGAGATTGCAAAAAACGGGGATCTATCGTTTGAATATACCAACCGTGCCAACCTGGTGGCCGTTATCTCTGATGGAACGGCAGTACTTGGTCTGGGAGATATTGGTCCTTTGGCTTCCAAACCGGTGATGGAGGGGAAGTCGATACTCTTTAAGAAGTTTGCGAATGTTGATGCGTTTGATATCGAGTTGGATGTGCATACAGTTGAAGAGATCGTTGCTGTCTGTAAAGCAGTTGCACCTACATTTGGAGGGATCAATCTTGAAGATATTCAAGCACCAAAATGTTTTGAGATCGAGCGTATTCTTAAAGAGGAACTTGATATTCCTGTATTTCACGATGATCAGCACGGAACAGCCATTATTACCACTGCCGGTTTGATGAATGTACTTGAACTGACAGGGAAAAAGGCAGGTGAGATCAAGATCGTTATTAACGGAGCAGGTGCTGCAGGGATCGCTTGTGCAAAAATGTACCAGGCACTGGGTGTAAAGAATATTATTATGTGTGATTCAAAGGGTGTGATCTCTACTTCAAGAGATGATCTCAATCCGTACAAGGAGGAATTTGCCATAGATACAGAGTGTAAAACACTTGATGATGCCATTGAAGGTGCTGACATGTTTCTCGGGCTCAGCGTTGCCGGTGCCCTAAAGAGAGAGATGGTCGCTAAGATGGCACCAGAGCCTGTTATCTTCGCACTGGCGAATCCTGTGCCTGAAATACTTCCCGAAGAGGTTATGAGAGTACGCAGTGATGCAATTATCGCTACAGGACGTTCGGACTATCCTAACCAAACCAATAATGTTTTGGGCTTTCCGTTCATTTTCAGAGGGGCACTTGATGTACGTGCCAGAAAGATCACGGAGGGAATGAAAATGGCTGCAGCTGTAGCCTTGGCAACTTTGGCAAAAGAGCCGGTTCCTTACTATGTCAAGGCAGCCTATCATAATGAAAATATCAGCTATGGGAAAGAGCATATTATTCCACTTCCTTTTAATAAAGAGGCATTGATATGGGTAGCGTCTGCGGTGGCAAGAACAGCGGTTGAAGAAGGTGTTGCAAGGGTGGAAAGATTTGACTATGATGCTTATCGTGAGCATTTACGCTGTCTGATATATGGATCTCCTGACGAGACTAAATAG
- a CDS encoding 4Fe-4S dicluster domain-containing protein: MKLHLDVALCVRATSKFSECTKCVDATNGIVQIEEQLPTFAKGTGVEAAACIGACPTEAFSLSDFSATEFFFTFLDSKVRLISRKINVPCLSVLSVEHLVSLVLASDSPVTLDLNDYEQGTHLFNLISSRIEEANFVLSSFSDKVLLVNTEERVEASNESNAREKDSDSNDEEVSERRNFLRNTASLKGMIKQKQEFDEAVEAEELHQFEIDASMTQKIKDKHLPDKRKILFTTLKHTPKPRQYEVLAQEDIGFVSQKFVDESCTNCQICYRICPTGALSSNTRFSLIHFDAMLCVKCHLCHDVCEPGSIQLQPGFETREFFEPTQRTLATFNIKRCNECGNPFTYTGGEQACPRCLVEEEEAMFLHENAKKMRNEGSNE; the protein is encoded by the coding sequence ATGAAGCTTCACCTGGATGTAGCACTCTGTGTACGTGCGACCAGCAAGTTTTCTGAATGTACCAAGTGTGTTGATGCAACCAATGGAATAGTACAGATTGAGGAACAGCTTCCCACATTTGCCAAAGGAACAGGTGTCGAAGCAGCAGCCTGTATAGGTGCCTGCCCGACGGAGGCTTTTTCACTTTCAGACTTTTCTGCTACAGAGTTTTTCTTTACTTTCCTTGACAGTAAAGTACGTCTGATTTCCAGAAAGATCAATGTTCCCTGTCTTTCGGTATTGAGTGTAGAACACCTTGTTTCTCTTGTATTGGCCAGTGATAGCCCGGTGACGCTGGATCTGAACGATTATGAGCAGGGAACCCATCTTTTTAATCTGATTTCAAGCCGTATCGAAGAGGCAAATTTCGTTCTTTCATCTTTTTCAGACAAAGTACTGCTTGTAAATACTGAAGAGAGGGTGGAGGCTTCCAATGAGTCGAATGCCAGAGAGAAGGATAGTGACAGCAACGATGAAGAAGTATCGGAAAGACGGAACTTCCTTCGTAATACCGCTTCCCTTAAAGGGATGATCAAGCAGAAACAGGAGTTTGATGAGGCTGTAGAAGCAGAAGAGCTGCATCAGTTCGAGATCGATGCTTCTATGACACAAAAGATCAAAGACAAACATCTGCCTGATAAACGCAAGATCCTCTTTACAACCTTGAAACATACACCAAAGCCCCGACAGTATGAAGTGCTTGCTCAGGAAGATATCGGTTTTGTTTCACAAAAATTTGTAGATGAGAGTTGTACCAACTGTCAGATCTGTTACCGTATATGTCCGACAGGTGCGCTTAGTTCCAATACGAGGTTCTCCCTCATCCATTTTGATGCAATGCTCTGTGTCAAGTGTCATCTCTGTCATGATGTATGTGAACCGGGCTCCATACAGCTGCAACCCGGATTTGAGACAAGAGAGTTTTTTGAACCGACACAACGTACACTTGCAACCTTCAACATCAAACGCTGTAACGAATGCGGTAACCCTTTTACCTATACAGGTGGAGAACAGGCCTGTCCACGCTGCCTTGTGGAAGAGGAGGAAGCGATGTTTTTACATGAGAACGCGAAAAAAATGAGGAATGAGGGATCAAATGAGTAA
- a CDS encoding TorD/DmsD family molecular chaperone translates to MKQDIENRIALYALISRLMMVEVDEVFLDQIESDESLLSFFPNYRDWSKRTELSKKDLINQYYNVDFTNLFLMHLVPYESFYTRDDQMIESGGDNPVVELYNELDFRVELDAARVVSADHIGVELEFMYMLCMAQRKALDAEDKEGVCELLEVQRAFLKEHLLEWAPMFLINAKRESRTPLYHDGAELTLEFLLSDFEYITAKLNENCTPKREEV, encoded by the coding sequence ATGAAACAAGACATTGAAAACAGAATAGCGCTTTATGCTTTGATCTCACGCTTGATGATGGTTGAAGTGGATGAAGTGTTCCTGGACCAGATTGAGAGTGATGAGAGCCTGCTCTCCTTCTTTCCAAACTACAGAGACTGGTCCAAACGTACAGAGTTAAGTAAAAAAGACCTGATTAACCAATACTATAATGTTGATTTTACCAATCTTTTTTTGATGCACCTGGTACCTTATGAGAGTTTCTATACCAGAGATGACCAGATGATTGAGAGTGGAGGGGACAATCCGGTTGTTGAACTTTATAACGAGCTTGATTTTCGTGTTGAACTGGATGCAGCAAGAGTGGTGAGTGCTGATCATATCGGTGTGGAACTTGAGTTTATGTATATGCTTTGTATGGCACAGAGAAAGGCACTCGATGCAGAGGATAAAGAGGGAGTATGTGAATTGCTTGAAGTGCAGCGTGCTTTTCTCAAAGAGCATCTGCTTGAATGGGCACCGATGTTCCTTATCAATGCCAAAAGAGAATCAAGAACACCGCTGTATCATGACGGAGCTGAGTTGACTCTGGAGTTTCTGCTCAGTGATTTTGAGTATATTACAGCCAAACTCAACGAGAACTGTACACCCAAAAGAGAAGAGGTATAA
- a CDS encoding molybdopterin-dependent oxidoreductase, translated as MTKVNNEQPAFVESRRTFLKGTAYTVAGASLATGVFKTIADTPANAQSKFTPTPKTLSFYPPLNEWDSFTELDGNDWKRGGTQRNGVESEANPDGIKATEYMLVPTACSNCEASCGLTAWVDLSSYKKGGQLAVRKYMGNPLHAGSRGRNCAKGYAAQSQMYDPDRIPFPLKRAPGSKRGEGKWVRTTWDEAMATIGKKMHDTLKKGDEMSRKLIMYHVGRPNENGFGHRIPHSMGCDGYDSHTNICSAGAREGTIQWSNDDRNSPDWSNAKLIFLQSSHAADAGHYFQQAAGRIADARKKGAKLVVMDPRMSNSAGMADLWVPCWPGTEAALYLYLANRILNEKGINGESLVNHNFVKNWVNWDRLMKDKEYLAYLVEKGYIKSVPEGESYEDFITMIAEMYSPYTLDFVTKECRIEARIVEKLYEMFIDAGARVATYIWRAGPIGHKGGWMIARSAFLPFVLRGAMAGDKGGVGLHHWHVISVNGKGDAATAAGQRPPRVDVWNEIAWPPEYPLSTYEMSHIMPHLLLDDEWRNKWNKKGLNVPDRLAVWIPRMYNPVWINPDGFRWIEALKREDKIELSFNLSPTWSETNWYCDYILPVGLAGERHDQHSEATQPSRWLSFRNPALRVALEKMGWKPKDPTRATLEAHIKAGLGEIWEEVEFWANIMVHHVDPDGTLGVKKYWASKEDPSRAVTIPEWYQAAFDKLPNLRKAAKAAYPDSKYPNYEMMRDRGTWLEEDHIYKPQERPLRKEGSKYIAHGHEYDESEVEKDEFGTLLVEDHTFGGKKAIGIEIEGEIMQGFHTLSKKLEFYSEWFKEWKWPEYAIPIYPKNEKERKEMTHVVTQVHHDFMKKENEFALNTVFRLPYNIHTRSVNSKHLMEISQNHNPVWIYTEDAKRLGIKRGDAIKVTIEDTVSGLESGYFIAMAVPTEGTMPGVLACSHHAGRWKLKNAVEIPGFEHKLGIMGVGAPLYDMTMDGKIGTLKPTQGLDDGMQARRDSWQFKEYNKDLDNIWWDGLSGSWQNAVAPSHPDPIAGNHAWHQKVRIEKAGPDDKIGDIYVNYENNMKVYQAWRDKLTRPLNTNDTLRRPTHIKRPAVPLSLKAYSVNISE; from the coding sequence ATGACAAAAGTAAACAATGAACAACCTGCATTCGTAGAGAGCAGAAGAACGTTTTTAAAAGGAACAGCTTATACTGTAGCGGGTGCATCACTTGCTACGGGTGTATTTAAAACAATTGCAGATACCCCTGCCAATGCTCAGAGCAAGTTCACACCAACACCCAAGACACTCTCATTCTATCCACCTCTTAATGAGTGGGATAGCTTTACAGAGCTGGATGGTAATGACTGGAAAAGAGGTGGAACTCAGAGAAACGGCGTTGAAAGTGAAGCGAATCCTGACGGGATCAAAGCAACAGAGTATATGCTTGTTCCGACAGCATGTTCAAACTGTGAAGCATCATGTGGTCTGACTGCATGGGTTGATCTATCAAGCTATAAAAAAGGTGGTCAGCTTGCAGTACGTAAATACATGGGTAACCCGCTTCATGCAGGAAGCCGTGGCAGAAACTGTGCAAAAGGTTATGCAGCACAGTCGCAAATGTACGATCCTGACAGAATTCCTTTCCCTCTTAAAAGAGCTCCAGGTTCCAAGAGAGGTGAAGGTAAATGGGTAAGAACAACTTGGGATGAGGCGATGGCAACCATCGGTAAGAAAATGCATGATACCTTGAAAAAAGGTGATGAGATGTCCCGTAAACTGATCATGTATCATGTCGGTCGTCCAAATGAGAACGGTTTTGGTCACAGAATCCCTCATTCAATGGGTTGTGACGGATATGATTCACACACCAATATCTGTTCAGCCGGTGCACGTGAAGGTACGATCCAGTGGTCAAATGATGACAGGAACTCTCCGGATTGGTCGAATGCAAAGCTGATCTTTCTTCAGTCTTCCCACGCTGCGGATGCCGGTCACTACTTCCAGCAGGCAGCGGGCCGTATAGCAGATGCGCGTAAGAAAGGTGCCAAACTGGTTGTTATGGATCCTCGTATGTCTAACTCTGCAGGTATGGCAGATCTTTGGGTTCCATGTTGGCCGGGAACAGAGGCAGCACTCTATCTCTATCTCGCAAACAGAATCCTGAATGAAAAAGGGATCAACGGTGAGAGCCTTGTAAACCATAACTTTGTCAAAAACTGGGTGAACTGGGACAGATTGATGAAAGACAAAGAGTATCTTGCCTATCTTGTTGAAAAAGGATACATCAAGTCTGTACCAGAGGGAGAGAGCTACGAAGATTTCATTACGATGATCGCAGAGATGTATTCTCCGTATACACTTGATTTTGTGACTAAAGAGTGTCGTATTGAAGCAAGAATCGTAGAAAAACTTTATGAGATGTTCATAGATGCAGGAGCAAGAGTAGCGACCTATATCTGGAGAGCAGGACCGATCGGTCACAAAGGCGGGTGGATGATCGCCAGATCAGCATTCCTTCCTTTTGTACTCCGTGGGGCAATGGCAGGTGATAAAGGTGGTGTAGGGCTTCACCACTGGCACGTTATTTCTGTCAACGGCAAAGGTGATGCTGCAACTGCTGCAGGACAAAGACCTCCAAGGGTTGATGTCTGGAATGAGATCGCATGGCCGCCAGAGTATCCACTCAGTACATATGAAATGAGCCATATTATGCCTCATCTTCTTCTTGATGATGAATGGAGAAACAAGTGGAATAAGAAAGGGTTGAATGTTCCTGACAGATTGGCGGTATGGATCCCTCGTATGTATAACCCGGTATGGATCAACCCGGACGGATTCAGATGGATTGAAGCACTGAAGCGTGAAGATAAAATCGAGCTTAGTTTCAACCTCTCTCCTACCTGGTCTGAAACGAACTGGTACTGTGACTATATCCTTCCGGTAGGTCTTGCAGGTGAGAGACATGATCAGCACTCTGAAGCAACACAGCCGTCAAGATGGCTCAGTTTCCGTAATCCGGCACTCAGAGTAGCACTTGAGAAGATGGGATGGAAACCGAAAGATCCGACACGTGCAACACTGGAAGCACACATTAAAGCAGGTCTTGGCGAGATTTGGGAAGAGGTAGAGTTCTGGGCAAATATTATGGTTCATCATGTAGATCCTGACGGAACTCTCGGTGTCAAAAAATACTGGGCTTCCAAAGAGGATCCAAGCAGAGCCGTAACGATCCCGGAATGGTACCAGGCGGCATTCGATAAACTTCCTAACCTTAGAAAAGCAGCAAAAGCAGCTTATCCTGACTCGAAGTATCCGAACTACGAAATGATGAGAGATCGAGGGACATGGCTGGAAGAAGACCATATCTATAAGCCTCAGGAGAGACCGCTCAGAAAAGAGGGCAGTAAATATATTGCTCACGGTCATGAGTATGATGAAAGTGAAGTGGAAAAAGACGAATTTGGTACACTGCTCGTTGAAGACCATACATTTGGCGGCAAAAAAGCGATCGGTATTGAGATCGAAGGTGAGATTATGCAGGGATTCCATACACTCTCCAAGAAACTTGAATTCTACTCTGAGTGGTTCAAAGAGTGGAAGTGGCCTGAGTATGCAATACCTATTTATCCAAAAAATGAGAAAGAACGTAAAGAGATGACACATGTTGTTACCCAGGTACACCATGACTTTATGAAGAAAGAGAATGAGTTTGCGCTCAATACAGTCTTCAGATTGCCATATAATATCCATACACGTTCTGTCAACTCTAAACATCTTATGGAGATCTCTCAAAACCATAATCCGGTTTGGATCTATACAGAAGATGCAAAACGGCTTGGTATCAAGCGTGGAGATGCGATCAAAGTAACGATTGAAGATACGGTTTCGGGTCTTGAATCAGGTTACTTTATCGCAATGGCAGTACCGACAGAAGGAACTATGCCTGGTGTACTTGCCTGTTCACACCATGCAGGACGCTGGAAGCTTAAAAATGCCGTTGAAATACCTGGATTTGAGCATAAGCTAGGTATTATGGGAGTGGGTGCACCGCTTTATGACATGACAATGGATGGTAAGATCGGTACACTTAAACCTACACAGGGACTGGATGACGGTATGCAGGCACGTAGAGATTCCTGGCAGTTCAAAGAGTATAACAAAGACCTTGACAATATCTGGTGGGATGGTCTGAGTGGTTCTTGGCAGAATGCTGTGGCACCTTCTCATCCTGACCCGATTGCCGGTAACCATGCATGGCATCAAAAAGTTCGTATTGAAAAAGCCGGTCCGGATGACAAGATCGGTGATATCTATGTGAACTATGAGAACAATATGAAAGTCTATCAGGCATGGAGAGACAAGTTGACAAGACCTCTTAATACGAATGATACGCTTAGAAGACCAACGCATATAAAGAGACCGGCAGTACCGTTGTCTCTCAAGGCATACTCTGTAAATATTTCAGAGTAA
- the nrfD gene encoding NrfD/PsrC family molybdoenzyme membrane anchor subunit, whose product MVENTIHATQAVVTLDVALPGIIWGWMITLNMWAKSVGTGVILVGAFLLYRHKKEEMPNLRWIMPLISFIFLNIFLLFTLTDLHQPYRMINIFLHPHWTSAITVGAWMASLFTGLVTVLMLIGGFDAFPEFRKKCAFANKVRDISPFYEKIFPFVVFLAIPVTLYTAIIMAESSARELWQAPAEVMQMMWAALLAGSAALILVSGNWSRESRRDLALVLAIATFFSFLMYMGEYFFSFKSSEAEATLAYVHSGGAYNTEFWFGMTLGFIIPFFLAVSNMKSDNKTLLRFAAILALVGLYMAKDVWLKIPQMLPLS is encoded by the coding sequence ATGGTAGAAAATACAATTCACGCAACACAAGCAGTTGTAACATTGGATGTAGCACTTCCGGGAATTATCTGGGGGTGGATGATCACACTTAATATGTGGGCAAAGTCAGTTGGTACAGGTGTTATTCTTGTAGGTGCATTTTTGCTTTACAGACACAAGAAGGAGGAGATGCCGAATCTCAGATGGATCATGCCTTTGATTTCATTTATTTTCCTGAACATTTTCCTGCTTTTTACATTGACAGACCTGCATCAGCCGTACAGAATGATTAATATCTTCCTGCATCCGCACTGGACATCGGCTATTACTGTAGGAGCATGGATGGCATCACTCTTTACAGGTTTGGTTACAGTATTGATGCTGATTGGCGGATTTGATGCCTTTCCTGAATTCAGAAAAAAATGTGCATTTGCAAACAAAGTAAGAGATATCTCTCCATTCTATGAGAAGATCTTTCCCTTCGTTGTTTTTCTTGCGATCCCTGTAACACTCTATACAGCGATTATTATGGCAGAATCGAGTGCCAGAGAGTTATGGCAGGCTCCTGCAGAAGTTATGCAGATGATGTGGGCAGCACTTCTGGCTGGTTCAGCCGCACTGATTCTTGTTTCAGGAAACTGGAGCAGAGAGAGCAGAAGAGATCTGGCATTGGTATTGGCAATTGCAACATTCTTCAGTTTTCTGATGTATATGGGTGAGTATTTCTTCTCATTCAAGTCTTCTGAAGCAGAAGCGACATTGGCATATGTCCATTCAGGCGGAGCATACAATACAGAGTTCTGGTTTGGTATGACACTTGGATTTATTATTCCATTCTTCCTTGCAGTAAGCAACATGAAGAGTGACAATAAAACATTATTGAGGTTTGCAGCGATATTGGCATTGGTCGGGCTTTACATGGCAAAAGATGTATGGCTTAAAATTCCACAAATGCTACCGTTGAGTTAA
- a CDS encoding 4Fe-4S dicluster domain-containing protein, with product MKLGFLVDLNLCMGCKGCEIACKVENEVPLSSWRLRVKYIDIGTFPDTSRSFTPLRCNHCESAPCERICPVSALHYLENGIVNVDSDRCIGCAGCMMACPYGAIYMDPETNTADKCTYCAHRIESGMMPACVVACPVEANIFGDVEDDTSHISQYIMAHQGGVQVRKPEKHTNPKHYYVGGGSQTLDPLAHQRIEGYSLFNNITHLKHVGDPNHGVIDRFLAPFTSHGDTDNKSFMNFDNDAHAHESHEEEGGH from the coding sequence ATGAAACTGGGTTTCTTAGTTGACCTTAACCTGTGTATGGGCTGTAAAGGTTGTGAAATCGCTTGTAAAGTGGAAAATGAAGTACCACTTAGCTCTTGGCGTCTGCGTGTAAAATATATTGATATCGGGACATTCCCCGATACGTCCAGATCATTTACACCGTTACGTTGTAACCATTGTGAAAGTGCGCCGTGTGAGCGCATTTGTCCGGTATCTGCACTGCACTATCTGGAGAATGGTATTGTCAATGTTGACAGTGACAGATGTATAGGGTGTGCAGGATGTATGATGGCATGTCCATATGGAGCGATCTATATGGACCCTGAAACAAATACAGCAGACAAGTGTACCTATTGTGCTCACAGAATTGAGAGTGGTATGATGCCTGCTTGTGTTGTTGCCTGTCCGGTTGAAGCGAATATCTTTGGTGATGTGGAAGATGATACAAGTCATATTTCACAGTATATCATGGCGCATCAGGGTGGCGTACAGGTGCGTAAACCTGAAAAACACACCAATCCTAAACACTATTATGTTGGCGGCGGTTCTCAGACACTTGATCCGTTGGCACATCAGAGAATTGAAGGCTATAGCCTCTTTAACAATATTACACACCTCAAGCATGTAGGTGATCCAAACCATGGTGTTATTGATAGATTCCTTGCACCATTTACATCACATGGAGATACAGACAACAAAAGTTTCATGAACTTTGACAATGATGCGCATGCACATGAGTCTCACGAAGAAGAGGGAGGTCACTAA
- a CDS encoding sensor histidine kinase: protein MFDRPHFTEYVMARLVTMAVAIFILFTVGLVFLNDSTQNTLFAIAFVGFAFILFIYAIYRGSKQMQKELIILNDYLENLETLDEVDHKARFFTKEFEDLNKNLIKALKKAKKREDIKQRYNAKLKLKNRQRADMISAIAHEFRNPIASIMGYSQTLQDDPDIPPVLQRKFLEKIYNNGNKIESLLGRLILWNKFESGEATLHKNQFDLYLLAIEVKRSLEEKYKNRHIHIHGTSCIVDADRTLIDVVLKNLIENALKYSKKDVEVTIDNGRVSVRDYGVGISEKDIEKVTKKFYRSGTHNWDNSMGLGLSIVKTILTLHGTTIEIKSKLDEGSTFSFKL, encoded by the coding sequence TTGTTTGACAGACCTCACTTTACAGAATATGTCATGGCGCGCTTGGTAACCATGGCTGTTGCTATCTTTATACTTTTTACTGTCGGCCTGGTCTTCCTTAATGACAGTACGCAGAACACTCTGTTCGCCATTGCTTTTGTAGGCTTTGCTTTTATACTGTTCATTTATGCTATTTACCGTGGTTCAAAGCAGATGCAAAAAGAGCTTATAATACTCAATGACTATCTGGAGAACCTGGAGACACTCGATGAAGTGGATCATAAGGCACGTTTTTTTACCAAAGAGTTTGAAGACCTTAACAAGAATCTTATTAAGGCATTGAAAAAAGCAAAAAAAAGAGAAGATATCAAACAGCGCTACAATGCCAAGCTCAAACTCAAAAACCGACAGCGTGCCGATATGATTTCTGCAATTGCCCATGAGTTCAGAAATCCGATCGCTTCGATCATGGGATACTCTCAGACACTTCAGGATGACCCTGATATTCCTCCGGTACTGCAGAGAAAATTTCTTGAAAAAATATATAATAACGGTAACAAGATCGAGTCACTGTTGGGACGTTTGATACTCTGGAACAAGTTTGAAAGCGGAGAGGCAACACTGCATAAGAACCAATTTGATCTTTATTTGCTGGCAATAGAGGTGAAGCGCTCACTCGAAGAGAAGTACAAGAATCGTCATATACATATTCATGGAACTTCATGCATAGTGGACGCAGACCGTACATTGATAGATGTCGTACTTAAAAACCTTATAGAGAATGCACTGAAGTATTCCAAGAAGGATGTGGAGGTAACTATTGATAATGGCAGGGTTTCTGTACGTGACTACGGTGTAGGTATCAGTGAAAAGGATATTGAGAAAGTCACTAAGAAATTTTACCGTTCCGGTACTCATAACTGGGACAACTCTATGGGACTCGGACTCTCTATTGTAAAAACGATTCTAACGCTTCATGGAACAACGATCGAGATTAAAAGTAAGTTGGACGAAGGGTCTACTTTTTCCTTTAAGCTTTAA